A genome region from Penicillium psychrofluorescens genome assembly, chromosome: 3 includes the following:
- a CDS encoding uncharacterized protein (ID:PFLUO_004153-T1.cds;~source:funannotate), translated as MGTLKRSLELQYKVQRTTGELPWVPPPINIFDSDTYHMATLLATHDYVLFSGDTSWLTENWDNYKLGMTFATQKIDRSGLMNVTGGNNWGRTAMSTGHTTDGNMLLYGSLITGAQMANWMNDTISAQWLKQADTIKQAIIKHNWDSDVGAFWNTKEDHSNYCEDGNSMALYWSAIDPPEASNISDYLSTQWTPIGANCGELPGSIVMYTEGYEIKGHLVAGHSTRALDLIRRSWGWNLQSPYGTESTFVEGYRIDGSWRYRDDSYSKNGSYTAHALGWSTGPIDALGSYIVGLRPNGPGGRSWVLEPQFGDLQFAEGGFTTPQGKFSSGWMLKADRSGFNVWVNTPQGTIGQITLPHATGTSSYQVTLDGKDLKKGSNIALNTET; from the exons ATGGGTACGCTGAAGCGATCCCTTGAGCTTCAATACAAGGTTCAG CGGACAACAGGAGAGCTACCCTGGGTGCCCCCACCGATCAACATCTTTGATTCAGACACCTACCATATGGCTACTCTACTCGCGACACACGATTATGTGCTCTTCAGCGGTGACACGAGCTGGCTCACCGAGAATTGGGATAATTACAAGCTGGGAATGACGTTTGCTACTCAAAAGATTGACAGAAGCGGTCTCATGAATGTCACTGGCGGTAACAACTGGGGCCGCACTGCCATGTCGACCGGACACACCACGGACGGCAATATGTTGCTGTATGGGTCATTGATAACCGGCGCTCAGATGGCAAATTGGATGAACGACACAATCAGCGCGCAATGGCTGAAGCAAGCCGACACAATCAAGCAGGCAATAATAAAGCATAATTGGGACTCTGATGTTGG AGCCTTTTGGAATACGAAGGAAGATCACAGCAATTATTGCGAGGACGGCAACAGTATGGCTTTGTACTGGAGCGCTATTGATCCGCCCGAGGCCTCCAATATCAGTGACTACCTTTCTACCCAGTGGACACCTATTGGTGCTAACTGTGGTGAGCTCCCCGGAAGTATTGTCATGTACACTGAAGGCTACGAGATCAAAGGTCATCTTGTCGCTGGCCATTCAACCCGGGCACTTGACTTGATCCGACGAAGTTGGGGTTGGAACCTACAGAGCCCATATGGAACTGAAAGTACCTTTGTTGAAGGTTACCGCATCGATGGATCGTGGCGATACCGAGATGACAGCTATAGCAAGAATGGCTCCTACACAGCCCATGCTCTTGGCTGGAGCACAGGCCCGATCGATGCATTGGGCTCGTACATTGTGGGTTTGCGACCAAATGGACCCGGTGGTAGAAGCTGGGTCCTAGAGCCCCAATTTGGTGATTTGCAGTTTGCAGAGGGTGGATTTACGACTCCACAAGGGAAGTTTTCATCGGGCTGGATGCTAAAAGCCGACCGAAGCGGCTTTAATGTCTGGGTGAATACACCTCAGGGAACAATAGGTCAAATTACTCTGCCTCACGCTACGGGAACTAGCTCTTACCAGGTCACATTAGATGGGAAGGACTTAAAGAAAGGATCCAACATTGCTCTCAAC ACTGAGACATAA
- a CDS encoding uncharacterized protein (ID:PFLUO_004154-T1.cds;~source:funannotate) yields MPIPTENVGSLPRPQVLQQAYVDYEAGKITLKDLVKAQDAAAKDSISRMEQTGQELVTDGEQRASSFATYPITDTLGGTGLVANMKPDGQYFAIFDDGHHRQLPRLVKGPFRYKTFAYDNFKLSKPYATKPMKQAVIAPSMMYLTYPLIGEVEGYPKNQFVKDLVSECVKDIRGCFAAGAKRVSIDFTEGRLAAKNDTRNPWTGAQLLKTFIDLNNQVLVNFTAEQRKDIGVHTCPGGDCDSVHSYDVDYHELLPSLFQINAGYFLIQLASEKDKEKVYKEIGHTIRKDADGVKQVAFIGVVNPLDPKIETPEQIRDDLVTASKYIAIDQLGATDDCGFSPFSIDVKPKHGSPDFARDIAFQKIANRIKGVELASKILGM; encoded by the exons ATGCCTATCCCAACTGAAAATGTCG GATCGCTTCCACGGCCTCAGG TCCTTCAACAGGCCTATGTCGACTATGAAGCTGGAAAAATCACTTTGAAGGACCTCGTCAAAGCCCAGGATGCGGCGGCTAAAGATAGCATCTCGCGCATGGAGCAGACGGGTCAGGAGCTTGTTACAGATGGAGAGCAGAGAGCTAGCAGCTTTGCAACGTATCCCATCACGGA CACCCTCGGCGGAACTGGACTCGTAGCCAACATGAAACCTGACGGCCAATACTTTGCCATATTCGACGACGGTCATCACCGACAGCTCCCACGTCTTGTGAAAGGCCCCTTTAGATACAAGACATTCGCCTACGACAACTTCAAGCTATCCAAGCCGTACGCTACCAAACCCATGAAGCAGGCCGTCATCGCCCCATCCATGATGTACCTAACCTACCCCTTAATCGGGGAAGTTGAGGGCTACCCCAAGAACCAATTCGTCAAGGATTTGGTATCCGAATGCGTCAAAGACATCCGCGGCTGCTTCGCCGCAGGCGCCAAGCGCGTAAGCATTGACTTCACCGAAGGACGACTCGCGGCCAAAAACGATACACGAAACCCCTGGACCGGTGCGCAGCTACTCAAGACGTTTATTGACCTTAACAATCAGGTCCTCGTCAACTTTACCGCTGAGCAGCGAAAAGATATCGGCGTTCATACTTGTCCCGGTGGAGACTGCGACAGCGTACATTCATACGACGTGGATTACCATGAGCTCTTGCCGAGCTTATTTCAAATTAACGCGGGCTATTTCCTGATTCAGCTAGCGAGTGAAAAGGATAAAGAGAAGGTATACAAGGAAATTGGACATACTATCCGCAAGGACGCCGATGGTGTCAAGCAGGTTGCATTTATTGGTGTCGTCAACCCGCTAGACCCGAAGATTGAGACCCCCGAGCAGATTCGAGATGATCTGGTCACAGCATCCAAGTACATTGCCATAGACCAGCTCGGCGCCACCGATGACTGCGGTTTCTCGCCTTTCTCTATCGACGTCAAGCCTAAGCACGGCAGTCCTGATTTCGCGCGCGACATTGCGTTCCAGAAGATTGCTAACAGAATTAAGGGCGTGGAGTTGGCCAGCAAAATTCTGGGCATGTAA
- a CDS encoding uncharacterized protein (ID:PFLUO_004155-T1.cds;~source:funannotate), whose amino-acid sequence MRIPIAVQLGVLVLLSAILGIAALAIATWFTTYDFVVGIESQSLELVATIKASQIASNLNLLETTSKTIATRILIQSALNRYYAGNTSDSNWVDSIADVQSALGTRGDLSLYQAIIYSENGQGGVETLLNVTSDTVPGITLPYVAENGSSVMLGDDGLGYPPSLYPNLTYVTTGDNGSITAYPFSDFPLGLNAALLLGPLKVNSSFSLLSLTVPIVNNTSDSDLLGYMTVVASAANLQSVVSSRDGLGNSAQVLLIGPYRPENTFASTSQPATATSAPDAAALAQAQVHYIFEPTPLPTQVNRHTGVLTNTPFVLSSYPMALKVMAQPYNDATKSISQLSTLNEKGFDVAVGAVRPQNSLVEWILLVEETHSEAFAPVVRLRKIILACVFGTAGAIIIMVPLLTHLAVAPIRRLREAAKKSVEAEVASPPTRELQRAGRETEDVQTETVKAIEERMNEKGSPAMWVNRLRLPLARLNSSACSGRVPTSRSFQIPGRVKEQKHWVTDELTELTKTFNEMSDELTIQYNRLEERVAERTRELEKAKLAAETANESKTLFIANISHELKTPLNGILGMCAVCMGEDDLSRIKKSLQVVYQSGDLLLHLLNDLLTFSKNQIDQAIQIEKKEFKMSDIRSQLAIIFQNQVHEKQIDFSVKFVSAGITEPRGNLCRERSLDLERPSSSSVQPGRLADMVLWGDQHRILQVLINLVSNSLKFTPEKGKVEVQIRLLGEAFGLDNQVALRGFSRNDHRLQPQTASSLGSYVPDTAGETDNHSESQRTTRPNLRQVTFEFEVQDNGPGIPANLHRRIFDPFVQGDLGLNRKYGGTGLGLSICAQLSRIMGGDILLDSEEGKGSRFTLRIPLGFVKELTPSMQTSSIPESRTPSVLSLEDFSNTVRTPSNHSSVRNEPHAHAPGFEKSEIQPRLVGLSHPFFTPTVPSSPASNSKNIPSSQGPTSKGNESKKVRVLVAEDNTVNQEVVRRMLALEEVYDVTIVKDGQEAYDTVKSNMEKGEVFDLIFMDIQMPILDGLESTRLIRQMGYSAPIVALSAFAEESNIKDCMDSGMDMFIRPALKQVLSKFSTIIEEPDTGS is encoded by the exons ATGCGCATTCCAATTGCCGTGCAGCTGGGGGTGCTAGTGCTGCTGTCGGCTATCTTGGGCATCGCTGCACTTGCGATTGCAACT TGGTTCACTACCTATGATTTTGTAGTGGGGATCGA ATCACAGAGCCTCGAACTGGTTGCGACCATCAAGGCCAGTCAGATCGCCTCCAACCTGAACCTCCTCGAAACGACTAGCAAGACCATCGCGACAAGAATACTCATCCAGTCAGCTTTAAACCGATACTATGCGGGAAACACATCGGATTCGAACTGGGTGGATTCCATCGCCGACGTGCAATCGGCATTGGGGACTCGAGGGGACTTGAGTCTATATCAGGCAATAATCTATTCGGAGAACGGACAAGGTGGCGTCGAAACATTACTCAACGTCACCAGCGATACCGTTCCGGGCATCACCCTTCCGTATGTGGCTGAGAATGGCAGTTCGGTGATgctgggagatgatggcctTGGCTATCCTCCTTCGCTGTATCCAAACCTGACATATGTAACTACGGGCGATAACGGTTCTATTACCGCATATCCCTTTAGCGATTTTCCACTTGGTTTGAATGCCGCGCTGCTTTTGGGCCCCTTGAAAGTcaactcctccttctcgctCCTTTCCTTGACCGTGCCTATTGTTAATAACACATCGGACTCTGATCTCCTGGGATATATGAC TGTGGTCGCGAGCGCCGCCAACCTACAGAGCGTTGTGAGTTCACGAGATGGGCTCGGGAACAGCGCACAGGTTCTCCTCATTGGCCCTTATCGGCCAGAAAACACCTTCGCTTCCACTAGTCAACCCGCAACAGCCACGTCCGCGCCCGACGCAGCAGCCCTTGCTCAAGCACAAGTGCATTATATCTTCGAGCCCACTCCGCTGCCTACTCAAGTTAATAGACACACTGGCGTATTAACGAATACACCATTTGTCCTCTCTTCATACCCGATGGCGCTCAAAGTCATGGCCCAGCCATATAATGACGCGACCAAATCAATCAGCCAGCTGTCAACCTTAAACGAAAAAGGGTTTGATGTTGCTGTAGGCGCCGTCCGTCCTCAAAACTCACTTGTAGAGTGGATTCTTCTCGTGGAGGAAACCCACTCTGAAGCATTCGCACCTGTTGTCCGACTTCGCAAGATTATTCTTGCTTGTGTCTTTGGCACCGCAGGcgcgatcatcatcatggttCCTCTCTTGACCCACTTGGCTGTTGCTCCTATTCGGAGGCTGCGTGAAGCCGCAAAGAAATCAGTCGAGGCCGAGGTTGCGTCTCCTCCGACCCGAGAGTTACAGAGAGCCGGACGAGAAACCGAAGATGTTCAAACGGAGACAGTCAAAGCTATCGAGGAGCGTATGAACGAGAAAGGGTCGCCTGCCATGTGGGTAAATCGCCTCCGACTCCCGCTGGCAAGACTCAACAGCTCTGCCTGCAGTGGCAGGGTCCCGACTTCTCGTAGTTTCCAAATTCCAGGCAGGGTCAAGGAGCAAAAGCATTGGGTGACAGACGAGCTCACGGAACTCACCAAAACATTCAATGAGATGTCGGACGAGTTGACCATTCAATATAACCGACTAGAGGAGCGGGTAGCCGAGCGGACCCGAGAGCTTGAGAAGGCGAAGCTGGCTGCAGAGACTGCAAATGAAAGCAAGACTCTCTTCATCGCAAACATTTCCCACGAGCTCAAAACTCCCCTCAATGGAATTCTTGGCATGTGCGCGGTATGCATGGGGGAGGACGATCTGTCCCGAATTAAGAAATCACTTCAAGTGGTCTATCAATCAGGCGATCTCTTATTACATCTGTTGAACGATTTGCTCACCTTCAGCAAGAATCAAATCGACCAGGCTATCCAAATCGAAAAAAAAGAGTTCAAAATGTCCGACATCCGATCGCAActggccatcatcttccaaaATCAAGTGCATGAGAAGCAAATCGATTTTAGCGTCAAATTCGTTTCCGCTGGGATCACTGAGCCGAGAGGTAATTTGTGCCGTGAGCGATCACTCGACCTGGAACGCCCAAGCTCTAGTTCAGTGCAACCGGGCAGACTGGCCGATATGGTTTTGTGGGGTGATCAACATCGGATTCTCCAAGTGCTCATCAACCTGGTTAGCAACAGTCTCAAGTTCACACCCGAGAAGGGGAAGGTAGAAGTACAGATTCGACTTCTCGGAGAAGCCTTTGGGCTTGATAACCAGGTTGCCCTAAGAGGTTTCTCTCGCAATGACCATCGATTACAACCGCAAACTGCGTCAAGCCTAGGCTCCTATGTTCCAGACACAGCCGGTGAAACTGATAATCATAGTGAATCACAGAGAACCACTCGACCCAACCTTCGTCAAGTCACATTTGAATTCGAGGTCCAGGATAATGGACCAGGTATACCCGCCAACCTACATCGACGGATCTTTGATCCTTTCGTTCAAGGTGACCTAGGGCTGAATCGCAAATACGGCGGAACTGGCCTGGGGCTCAGCATTTGTGCTCAATTGTCCCGTATTATGGGTGGTGATATTTTGCTAGACAGCGAGGAGGGCAAAGGATCTCGTTTCACATTGAGAATTCCGCTGGGCTTTGTCAAAGAGTTGACACCAAGTATGCAGACATCAAGCATTCCAGAGTCCCGAACCCCAAGTGTACTGTCTTTGGAAGATTTCTCCAACACTGTGCGAACGCCTTCGAATCACAGCTCAGTGAGGAACGAGCCCCATGCACATGCTCCAGGATTTGAGAAGTCAGAAATTCAACCACGCTTGGTTGGCCTCAGCCACCCATTCTTCACCCCCACCGTTCCTTCGTCTCCTGCTTCAAATTCGAAGAACATTCCTTCTAGCCAAGGGCCAACCAGCAAGGGGAACGAGTCGAAAAAGGTTCGTGTATTGGTGGCCGAAGACAACACTGTGAACCAGGAAGTCGTGAGACG GATGCTTGCGCTTGAAGAGGTTTACGATGTGACAATTGTCAAAGACGGCCAGGAAGCATATGACACCGTCAAATCCAACATGGAGAAGGGCGAAGTCTTTGATCTTATTTTCATGGACATCCAA ATGCCAATTCTTGATGGCCTTGAAAGCACACGCCTTATCCGACAGATGGGCTACTCAGCCCCTATTGTCGCTTTGAGCGCATTCGCAGAAGAAAGCAACATTAAGGACTGCATGGACTCGGGAATGGATATGTTCATAAG GCCTGCATTGAAGCAGGTTCTAAGCAAATTTTCGACGATCATTGAGGAACCTGACACCGGATCTTGA
- a CDS encoding uncharacterized protein (ID:PFLUO_004156-T1.cds;~source:funannotate) codes for MRSTILCAFVQASLLSFASASPAPTAFANAAPADPVITASPVQHNPSPVVARDILSDVESDVDNVLSGLGSDLPSWVASGVPNFFQGFPTGDAVASSLGLNDDDLAALPTNVLNIDPYANWTNSGWNVRFHGNVYKQPNTSVSTLNKLADVFLVNTSISDLPKSQADQARNLTAEIFVVQQPEVAVNTIRLQPAAGQGSSGQPGGGGSSNTTGGTQDVTLPYNTTVEGDFDTFVPIASKGLTAGNETSAIQRLDVHVKDATIGNSTAYLVPPAGITIVSDIDDILRVTKIYEPEQGLINSFARPFTAWENMPAIYRNWSTSLPDLHFHYLSPETTTPEQITRNYMEFIYANYPGGSFDTRPLNFSDVSATLSIRKFLLEKVFETFPERKFILVADTSNSDVMRDYPEMATEFPGQVQCILLRNTSATDSGDEFPYDTSGFKDLNQSNYMFFVHADDLTNLDLANGDCYNKSIPQNLTFSYQGLPGGLGATPTSVNGSANHTGAASGLLNESASAKSLVALIAAMATATFMFL; via the exons ATGAGGTCTACCATTTTGTGTGCCTTTGTACAggcttctcttctctcgtTTGCCTCTGCTTCTCCCGCTCCAACTGCTTTCGCCAATGCTGCCCCGGCCGATCCCGTCATTACAGCTTCCCCGGTCCAGCATAATCCTTCTCCGGTCGTTGCCCGAGACATCTTGAGCGACGTAGAATCCGATGTCGATAACGTGCTTTCGGGACTTGGGTCGGACCTACCCTCATGGGTCGCGTCGGGAGTGCCCAATTTCTTCCAGGGTTTCCCCACCGGAGACGCAGTTGCGAGCTCCCTCGGTTTGAACGACGATGATTTGGCAGCGCTACCAACCAATGTGTTGAACATTGACCCTTACGCCAATTGGACCAATTCGGGCTGGAACGTTCGGTTCCATGGAAATGTCTACAAACAGCCAAATACGTCTGTCTCAACCTTGAACAAGCTTGCCGATGTCTTCCTGGTCAACACGAGTATATCGGACCTTCCAAAGTCCCAGGCAGATCAGGCGCGTAACCTGACAGCTGAGATCTTTGTTGTTCAGCAACCAGAAGTTGCTGTGAACACGATCCGTCTTCAGCCTGCAGCTGGCCAGGGATCAAGCGGACAACCAGGTGGCGGTGGCTCATCTAACACGACTGGTGGCACCCAGGATGTTACTTTGCCCTACAACACAACCGTCGAAGGTGACTTCGACACCTTTGTGCCAATCGCTAGTAAGGGCCTCACCGCAGGAAATGAGACCTCAGCAATCCAGAGACTTGATGTTCATGTCAAGGACGCAACCATTGGAAATAGCACTGCATATCTTGTACCTCCTGCTGGAATTACCATTGTCTCCGACATTGACGATATCCTGCGTGTCACCAAGATCTACGAGCCGGAGCAAGGATTGATCAATTCTTTCGCTCGTCCGTTCACAGCTTGGGAGAACATGCCTGCCATTTACCGCAACTGGTCTACCAGCCTACCAGACCTGCATTTCCACTATCTT TCGCCTGAGACTACCACTCCCGAGCAAATCACGAGGAACTACATGGAGTTCATTTACGCCAACTACCCTGGCGGCTCCTTCGACACACGCCCTCTTAACTTCAGCGACGTCTCTGCCACCCTCTCGATCCGCAAGTTCTTGTTAGAAAAGGTCTTCGAAACCTTCCCTGAACGCAAGTTTATCCTGGTGGCAGACACCAGCAACAGTGATGTCATGCGCGACTACCCTGAAATGGCAACCGAATTTCCTGGACAGGTCCAGTGCATATTACTCCGCAACACCTCCGCAACCGATTCGGGCGATGAATTTCCATATGACACATCTGGATTCAAGGACCTCAACCAGTCAAATTACATGTTCTTTGTGCACGCGGATGACCTGACCAACTTGGATCTCGCGAATGGAGACTGTTACAACAAGTCTATCCCCCAGAATCTGACATTTAGCTACCAGGGGCTACCAGGTGGCTTGGGAGCTACCCCAACATCAGTCAATGGTTCTGCAAATCACACTGGAGCTGCGAGTGGACTATTGAATGAGTCGGCCAGTGCAAAAAGCCTTGTGGCTTTGATCGCGGCGATGGCTACGGCCACTTTTATGTTCTTATAG
- a CDS encoding uncharacterized protein (ID:PFLUO_004157-T1.cds;~source:funannotate) has protein sequence METGTHDQAVTKDCRVCNRRRIKCDRTVPSCRKCDIKGVECPGYGPRIRWTNAAAIRGRYKGLGTLATFGAARQSTTTTTPVDLQASEIDQSFNDRANHSSVELLTRSLPEHIVDRLLHHYSTSIAPLMVWLDSEHNPYKRLVVPLSETHAVLRLALLAISAAHIQHELKLEATFAHSAGQNAVIMITDRVRQFIEMSEDGRRAEILDGNREIEAILAAILTLSNHSLLKSEIFPAQSHRHAARVLINTLSLSRASDDELTIFLRNQLATYDILACTTLFSHRHVEHVTLPVQGQDVPFGRFLEIIQRITICSFQHLNDVQPTDTLSLLDLETEFELSHGLTLMAAGPLMTGSAKQPSPSDFVRVSQLYHHARMVYACGRLCITDKVTINQLEKEHSTKLFHALRHIENVDVCLQNFPWPILIAGTATHEDPERRKIVRSLCEKIFTDTRFEHYAILSTFLEELWQGSNQDWCLLARQWEERGQPIIAV, from the exons ATGGAAACTGGGACGCATGATCAAGCGGTGACGAAGG ACTGCCGTGTCTGCAATCGGAGGCGTATCAAGTGTGATCGCACAGTCCCATCATGCCGCAAATGTGACATCAAGGGTGTTGAATGTCCCGGCTACGGCCCTCGCATTCGCTGGACCAATGCGGCCGCTATTCGTGGTCGATATAAGGGGCTGGGGACTCTTGCTACATTTGGAGCAGCCAGGCAATCGACAACTACCACAACTCCGGTCGATCTGCAAGCAAGCGAGATTGATCAATCATTCAATGACCGGGCAAATCATTCGAGCGTCGAACTACTTACCCGATCCTTGCCTGAACACATTGTCGATCGCCTGCTCCACCACTATTCCACCTCCATTGCACCGTTGATGGTATGGCTCGATTCCGAGCACAATCCATATAAGCGTCTTGTGGTGCCGTTATCAGAAACGCATGCTGTGTTGCGGCTAGCACTTCTCGCTATCTCTGCAGCACACATCCAACATGAGCTGAAACTCGAGGCTACATTTGCACACTCTGCTGGGCAAAATGCCGTCATCATGATTACTGATAGAGTCCGACAGTTCATAGAGATGAGCGAAGATGGCCGGCGGGCTGAGATTCTAGACGGTAACAGAGAGATTGAAGCAATACTTGCCGCCATCCTTACTCTCTCAAATCACTCACTCCTGAAATCTGAGATTTTCCCCGCTCAATCTCATCGACATGCGGCAAGAGTCCTCATCAATACCTTATCACTCAGCAGGGCCTCTGACGATGAACTGACAATTTTTCTGCGGAACCAGTTGGCAACTTATGACATTCTCGCATGCACTACTCTGTTTAGTCATAGACATGTTGAGCATGTGACTCTACCGgtccaagggcaagatgTTCCGTTTGGGAGGTTTCTCGAAATCATTCAACGGATCACAATCTGCTCATTTCAGCACCTGAACGATGTGCAGCCAACGGACACACTGTCACTCCTGGACCTAGAGACAGAGTTTGAACTTTCACACGGATTGACGCTGATGGCGGCAGGCCCATTAATGACCGGGTCGGCTAAGcagccatcgccgtcggATTTTGTACGAGTTTCCCAACTATACCATCATGCAAGAATGGTCTATGCTTGTGGTCGTCTTTGTATCACCGATAAGGTTACTATCAATCAGCTTGAAAAAGAACATTCCACAAAATTGTTCCACGCCCTTAGGCACATAGAGAATGTGGATGTCTGTCTCCAAAACTTCCCATGGCCGATTCTTATCGCGGGGACTGCAACTCATGAAGACCCGGAGCGGAGAAAGATTGTCCGTTCCCTTTGTGAAAAGATCTTTACCGACACTCGATTTGAGCACTACGCCATTCTTTCGACCTTTCTCGAGGAGCTTTGGCAAGGATCGAATCAAGATTGGTGCCTTCTGGCACGCCAATGGGAAGAGCGCGGCCAACCAATTATCGCTGTTTGA
- a CDS encoding uncharacterized protein (ID:PFLUO_004158-T1.cds;~source:funannotate), which produces MPDSSGFWGPNLTEAVKNGSVPESRVTDMVTRILASWYQLGQDKLIPNPGFGMPADVSAPHTPVDARNPAFKNVLYQGAVEGHVLLKNEGALPLKRPKVISVFGFSARSVDRGSFDSTWDLGYSPYDFNGVILPTIGPVPASEYRPIAINGTLYSGGGSGASTGSLLSSPMDALMQQAFEDDTAIFYDFTTSSPTVSSSSEACLVFTNLYGSEDFDRPAIQSDYTSALIQNVAKTCKNTIVVSHNAGTGLLNPDWYDNENVTAVIFAHLPGQFSGKALVDLLYGRENFSGKLPYTVAMNETQYGPLLYPDQPEGQFSLFPQANFSEGSLFDYRRFDAMNMTPRFEFGYGLSYTNFKYSKLLIRNTKRQSLPLYPTGAISQGGQEDLWKVLANVQVEVANTGSVEGAEVAQLYLSNPSAGQTGAPLKQLRGFDKKRIHAGASATYKFSLNRRDLSVWDTENQKWRLDPGNYTIRVGSSSRQLPLEAYFVL; this is translated from the exons ATGCCGGATAGTTCCGGATTTTGGGGACCCAATCTGACCGAAGCCGTCAAAAATGGTTCGGTTCCTGAATCAAGGGTCACAGATATGGTAACCAG AATTCTTGCTTCTTGGTATCAACTCGGCCAGGACAAACTCATTCCCAACCCTGGATTCGGAATGCCTGCTGATGTATCTGCACCCCACACGCCAGTGGACGCACGCAATCCGGCATTCAAGAACGTGTTGTATCAGGGTGCGGTGGAGGGTCACGTTCTTCTTAAAAACGAAGGAGCCCTACCTCTGAAAAGGCCAAAGGTAATCTCTGTGTTTGGATTCTCAGCAAGATCAGTCGACAGAGGCTCATTTGATTCGACATGGGACCTGGGATACTCCCCCTACGACTTCAATGGTGTGATTTTACCCACTATTGGACCAGTTCCTGCGTCGGAATATCGACCGATTGCCATCAATGGTACTCTCTATAGCGGTGGTGGCTCTGGTGCATCCACGGGCTCTTTGCTTAGCTCGCCAATGGATGCACTTATGCAACAAGCATTCGAAGATGATACGGCGATATTTTACGATTTTACTACGAGTTCACCAACTgtatcttcttcatctgAGGCTTGCCTTGTCTTTACAAATCTTTATGGAAGCGAGGACTTCGACCGACCTGCCATCCAGAGCGATTATACCAGCGCCTTGATCCAGAACGTGGCAAAAACGTGCAAAAATACTATTGTGGTTAGCCACAACGCTGGCACCGGTTTGCTCAATCCCGATTGGTACGACAATGAAAACGTAACAGCGGTTATTTTTGctcatcttccaggacaATTTTCTGGGAAAGCATTAGTCGACTTGCTTTATGGGCGTGAGAACTTCTCTGGCAAACTTCCTTACACGGTAGCCATGAATGAAACTCAGTATGGGCCACTTCTTTATCCAGATCAACCTGAGGGACAGTTTAGCCTGTTTCCTCAGGCAAACTTCTCTGAGGGCTCTCTTTTTGACTATCGACGCTTCGATGCAATGAACATGACTCCTCGGTTTGAGTTCGGCTACGGTCTTTCCTACACCAACTTTAAATATTCAAAACTTCTCATTAGAAACACTAAACGCCAGAGCTTGCCACTATATCCAACCGGTGCTATCTCCCAAGGCGGACAAGAAGATCTGTGGAAGGTCCTGGCCAATGTTCAAGTTGAGGTGGCGAACACTGGCTCTGTTGAGGGAGCTGAAGTGGCCCAGCTGTATCTCTCCAATCCAAGTGCAGGGCAAACCGGTGCGCCCTTAAAGCAACTCCGTGGCTTTGACAAGAAGCGGATCCACGCAGGTGCCAGTGCCACCTATAAATTTTCACTTAATAGACGCGATCTTAGTGTCTGGGATACTGAAAACCAGAAATGGAGACTTGATCCAGGGAATTATACGATTCGCGTGGGTAGTAGCAGCCGCCAGCTGCCTTTGGAGGCCTATTTTGTACTGTGA